The Actinomycetes bacterium nucleotide sequence TGGCGTGGCCCAGGCGCCGGCGGTGGCAGCAGCGGCTCCGCTGCGGGTGCTGGCCCCGATCGTGCGCGCGGCGGTGCGACCGGTGCCGGCCGCCGTCGGGCAGCCGTCCCACACGGACGCCGCCCTGGCGGCGCTGGCAGCGGGCGACTACCCTTCCGCCGCCCGGCACGCGCAGACCGCGCTGGAGACCGACGCCCTGCTGCCCGCGGCGTACGTCGCACTCGGCCAGGCGCGGACCGCGCTCGGCCAGGACGCCGGTGCAGTCGACCCGCTGCGCAAGGCGGTCTACCTCGACCCGGCGGCCGGGCATGCCCACTTCCTCCTCGCCGGCGCCCTGGCCCGGCTCGGTCAGCACCAGGCCGCCGCCGTCTCCTACCGCGCTGCTGCCCAGACGCTCGCCAAGGCGCCACCGAGCGCGGTCGCCGGCCTGCTCGACGGCCGCGACGTCGGCGAGCTCACCGCGCTGTGCCGCCAGCTGGCCGAGCAGTCCGAGCGGGTCGCGACCGCCGGTTCTGGCATCGTGGCCTCGACCCCGGGAGGTGGGTCGTGAGCGGGTTCGTGACCTTCGTGGTGGAGGGCCGCACGCTGGCCGGCCGGCTGGACGAGGTGCGCGAGGTCGTCCGTGCCACCGGCATCGAGCCACTGGCCGGTGCCCGCGCGCCGGTCACCGGGCTGCTGGTGCTGCGCGGCCAGCCGGTGCCGGTGGTCGACCTGCGGTCCGGCTCGGTCGACGACGACACGACCGGCGACGTGCTGGTGCTGGAGGTCGCCGACGGCGTCCTCGGGCTGGCCGTGGACGAGGTGGTCGCCGTGCTCGGCGAGGAGGAGCTCGTCCCGGCCGAGGGCCAGCGCGGTGTGGGTCTGCCGGCGTACGTCCTCGAGGTCCGTCGTGAAAGCGCCGGGGCGCCGGTGTTCCTCGTGTCGCTCACCGCCCTGGCCGGCCTGGTCAGCGCCTGAGGTCTCCCGCGCACTGAGCTCGCCCTCGCCGCCGGGGGCGTCGGCTGCTGCTGCGTGGCTGCGCCCGCCGGCGCCTCCGTTCGTCCTGCACAGGTCTTCTACGACGTCGGCGAGGTGCGGTAGAATCGAACATACGTTCGAATCAGAGGTGATGCGCGCATGGGGTCGTCGGCACCGTCCCGGGCTGTGCTCCGGCCTCGCGGGTCGGGTCATCCCCTCGGGTCGCCGAGTCGTCGCCGGCCGGACCCGTGGACTGACTGGCCGCCGGACGTCGCGCTGGCGCCCGAGCCGGAGCTGACCCTCGACTCCCAGGCCGACCCCTGGCCGGACCTCCCGGTCCACGACGAGCCGTCGGACCTGTGGGACGTGGTCGCTCCGTTCCCTGACGACCTCGATCGAGCCGAAGGTGGCGGCGCGCGCGGAGCCTGGGTGACCCCGGGGATGGTCGAGTGTGCCGCGGACGGGCTGCTGGACCCGCGTTCGGCGTTCGACGTGCTGTCCGACGTGGACCTGGCGTCGTTGGACGGGCCGTCGCGGGTGGACGTCGTGCGCGGGCTGGAGCGGCTGATGTCGGTGCTGTCGGGCTGGCAGCAGTGGGCGATCGCCGGCGTGGCCGACGCCAGCGCCGACCTCGGGCTCGACCGGGAGGAAGCCCGGCACGAGATCGGCGCTGCGCTGCACCTGGCGCCGGTGACCGCAGGACAGCGAACCGCAGTGGCCGTCGCACTGCGAGAGCGTCACCCCGACACCCTGGCGGCATTGTGCGAGGGCAGGGTGTCCTGGCGGCAGGCGGCCAACCTCGTCGACGGCCTGGCCGACGTCCCTGACGCAACGGCAGACGCGGTCGAGAGTCAGCTGCTGACCCGCATGCCCGGGCAGACGGCGTCCGAGACGCGGCGTGCCGTCCGCGACGCTGTGGTCCGCATCGATCCGCGAGCGGCCGCCGACAAGCTGACGGCGGCCACGCGCGACCGGCGCATCGACCGGATCGACCAGGCCGACGGCACCCGCGCGTGGTGGTCGCCGTTCGCACCCGACCTGGAGCACGACCTGTGGAGCGCACTCACCCGCCGCGCCCAGGCCCTGCGATCCGCGCTCCGCTCCGCCGACCCGGCCGCCGACCTCCCGAGCCTCGACGCGCTGCGGGTCGATGCCCTCGGCCACGCCATCCTTGGCCGGACAGTTCCCGGTGCCGCCACGCCGGGCAGGACGACGCCGGGCATGACGACGCCGGGCATGACGACGCCGGGCATCACGACGCCGGGCACGCCGATGCCGGGTGTGACGCCGGCAGCCCTCTCAGGCATCACGACGCCGGCCGATCCCACAGCCGTGCCCGTGTCGGTCACTCCAGGGCCGCTCCAGTCCGATGACGGCACGACGCAGCGCCAGCCGCAGCCGCAGCAGCAGCGTGTGCCGCGCTGCATGTGCGGTGGAGCGCAGACCGCAGCCGTGGTGGTCGACCTCCCGACCCTGCTGAACCTGGCCGACAATCCCGGGCACCTTGCCGGGTACGGCACCATCCCGGCCGGTCTCGCGCGCGCCATGGCAGCCGATCGGGACTGGGTGCGCTGGACCACCGAGCCCGGCACCCGGCACCTGATCGACCGCGGTGCGGAGACGTACCGCCCCAGCGACCCGCTGCGCGCCTTCATCATCGCCCGCGATCGGGTGTGCGGCTTCCCTGGCTGCCACCGGCCCGCCAGGGAGTGCGACTGCGACCATGTCGTCGCCTACCGGACGCCCGACGGACGCACCGTCGAGGTCAATCTCGGCCCGCTCTGCCGACAGCACCACAACGCCAAGACACACGGTCGGTGGCAGCTGCGCTACGACCCGGTCGCGCGGACCAAGACCTGGCGCAGTCCGCTC carries:
- a CDS encoding chemotaxis protein CheW, encoding MSGFVTFVVEGRTLAGRLDEVREVVRATGIEPLAGARAPVTGLLVLRGQPVPVVDLRSGSVDDDTTGDVLVLEVADGVLGLAVDEVVAVLGEEELVPAEGQRGVGLPAYVLEVRRESAGAPVFLVSLTALAGLVSA
- a CDS encoding DUF222 domain-containing protein, which encodes MLRPRGSGHPLGSPSRRRPDPWTDWPPDVALAPEPELTLDSQADPWPDLPVHDEPSDLWDVVAPFPDDLDRAEGGGARGAWVTPGMVECAADGLLDPRSAFDVLSDVDLASLDGPSRVDVVRGLERLMSVLSGWQQWAIAGVADASADLGLDREEARHEIGAALHLAPVTAGQRTAVAVALRERHPDTLAALCEGRVSWRQAANLVDGLADVPDATADAVESQLLTRMPGQTASETRRAVRDAVVRIDPRAAADKLTAATRDRRIDRIDQADGTRAWWSPFAPDLEHDLWSALTRRAQALRSALRSADPAADLPSLDALRVDALGHAILGRTVPGAATPGRTTPGMTTPGMTTPGITTPGTPMPGVTPAALSGITTPADPTAVPVSVTPGPLQSDDGTTQRQPQPQQQRVPRCMCGGAQTAAVVVDLPTLLNLADNPGHLAGYGTIPAGLARAMAADRDWVRWTTEPGTRHLIDRGAETYRPSDPLRAFIIARDRVCGFPGCHRPARECDCDHVVAYRTPDGRTVEVNLGPLCRQHHNAKTHGRWQLRYDPVARTKTWRSPLGKTYVTGTDPPLA